The genomic stretch ATTGACTATTGATAATCGTATTGTTGACTTCCCATAGCTACTTTGATTACACTACACCTTGCGGTTCTTATTATCTTTCACTACTTCAGACAACACAAAAGAActgatatatatatttttttcaagaacCAAAGTCGAAATATATTGgagtaaataaaaaaagatagaattaaataaaataatcttcTTTACATCAGGCAAATAatcttaataataacattattTTTCGAAACTTAATATTTCCGTTACACTCTTGTGAATGTAAATTCTACTCGCAAATATTTACATAAACTATTTGCGCACTTAGatctttgaaatttcatcaCCTCCTATTGATATAGTATTTCCAATGTTAAAAATTAGTATTCTTTAGTTTAGTCTAGTTTAGTTTgatatataatacaattatttaatttataaaagtAAGTTCAAGGTTGAGCTACAGTTTCTAATAATCCTTCATAAGATTGATTATGTTCGGCTTTCCATTGCTTCAATTTGTTTGCAAacgatgataatgatgaatctAAGATATTTCCTTCCTTATTGAAAGTTGAACGAATTAATTCACATAATCTAACTGCTTCTGCAAATCTTTTATGCTTTTTATTAACTAAAAACACATAGAATTcaacaatatattttctttgtttaaaaatatctttaaaatcaaGTCTCCATTTTTTGCCATATTGTTTATTCATTGTAGAAACACATTGATTCCCCATTTCTGGGTTTGGTATTAACCATTCATCAACAACTTCTTGAACAGTATCAAATGTTGGATTCATTGCAAATGGAAATTCTGAAGTATTAGTCTGCACAGTTCTTTGTGGAGGAGGCTCTGTAGGGGCATAtctagaaatatttatattggTGGCATTATTTCTTTCATCCATAGTAGTTAAATTCTCCAAATCACcattatttgtaatttcaaCATGATCATTGTCTAATGTCTTAGAAATATTAGCAAAATGTTCAGAAGCTGCCCTTGAAGGTTCAGAAGCTGCCCTTAAAGGCTCAGATGTGATTATTTGAGGTCGTGATGCATTAAGTTGACTTTCTGATGTAGTTACTGGAGGCTCCGAGGTTGGTTGTTGAATTTCAGATGATTTAGCTACATTTGATTTCAAAGGTGTGTTAGAATCAGATTCTATGAGTAAACCTTTAGTTTTATCATCTTgtaaattctttttaatttttttctttggtGATTCATGTGTATCATCGTGATTCtgattaaaattaatatcatcatcatcattatcatcatcattatcattatcatcattattattataattatcataGTTATCATAATTATCACTCTCTTCATCAGGCAaacttctttttcttaTGGAATTAATAGTTACATCAACATCTTCCTCATCAGATAAATTTGTTTGagtattttttattatatcttcaaatttcttattaattttcttatcaatgattaaattaattttttcttcaattttttgatttaattcattattaaacttTTCAGTAATTAAATCCTCCACGAGATTAATAAaagttttttcaaaatcttcaaattGTTTTACCATTGTTATCTGAATTCTTTCATTCACCATAGTATCAATCATTTGATTCAATTCTTGCTGCATAACATTTGGATCTTCATCagtattatcatcatcactttcattttcatttacaTTCTCATTTGAACTTTCATTCGTgctttcattttcaatttcaaactgatttattatctttatcaaTAAAGCTTCTGATTCATGATTTgtttcttcaatatcatccatttcttcttctgaaGATGAatctaatgataataattttattggCCTTACTGAtgatctttttttaactttcaccttttcatcttttacttttgtattatttgggCTAGTTAAATgctttaaaaatgaattttttaaaacattcaatttttcaacaaaaTGCTCCATATTGTTATTACCAtcctttaataataatttggaaatagtatcaattaaaaatgtaaCGTTAGAAACAGACTGAGAtttaatcaaattcaaagattcatttaaaatttgttgtGTACTAACCGTATTAGATTCTAATTTAATAGTCTCTAAATTTGAATGTGTAGTTGTGCCATTCTtaattttagttttttcaaattgtgGGGgttcaattaaaatttcataaatATCAGAGGTATCAAATAAACGTGAATCTATACCTGGTAATATTGGGAAAGGTAATATAGAGGTTTCTAAAGTGTTTgatgaattgaattttagacaatcattaaaaaatttttcaaaatcagaTTGTTGGAAAACTGGGTGAGTGAAAATATCATGATTGGGGAAAAGcttaaatataaatggtaaatttttcaataaattaaatcGAAGAGTTTCCATcacatttaaaaaatttaattgatgttcatttaatttatctttcaaACTATGTTTCctataaatttcaatttctggAAAGATTTGATATAATAACTCCATGGGGAGTGGAGATGAATCATTTATAACAGTTGAAgttgttttatttaagaTTAATGTATAATCAATCGGTATGTTATTAGGGAAAGATGTGCTGTCATCTAATCCTGTAAAGAAAGCGTTTAATTCTGTGGAATCTATAGAGGGGAAATTAATagattgtttatttttatttgataaattaattggagttaataattttgtttgGAAATGATTCATTTTCTTATATGGGATATGACAATAATTAAATGCGGTATGATAATATAACGCAAGAGAAGTCTCCTTTGgataatccaaataatttctACCTCTAATCAAAGGTAATTCTTCccaattgatatttttattttgtgtGGATTTGTTTAATAGATCAGGGAACCCCATAGATTTTGCTGTTGGAGTAGACCCATAAAAACGAAGAAACATATATACGGCTAAAGAAGTAAGTGGGCAAATAAAGGGATTTTCATTAGCCAGGAGAATGTTTTTGGAGATCTGGTGAGGAGCATTGCCTGCCAAATGCTGgtttgaataaatattgaaaatcaaattatttttctctgTGGAATAAATATCAACGAGCTTGATGGCAGATCGATCGTTAAAggataaatttaaataagcATTTATTTGGAAGTCTGCTAAAAATCGTAACTTTTCTAAATctgatttgaaaattttttgattcaattcgtgaatattatcattccagaaatttaaagatattttcaaaagtgATGGGATATTAGCTGtaacatttgaatttgcaaTAGAATTGGAATAAATTTGTAAACCAGATTGATTCTTGTTATAATGATCAATCAATTTACACAAGTTTTCCAAATATTCGTTCCCGTCTACTAGAGTCGATTCCTCGTCACGAACTTGATCGgggaaatatttttctgcAGAAGAGTTATCATATATCTTGATTAACTTGATAAAAAATCGAAGAGCAACAATTATCTTTCTAATGGTACCAGTTGCTGGGAAATCATATATTGCATTATCTTCTTCCCCCTGTTTATAAAACGTATCGATAATAAACCAATGTAACCGATACGGAGAGACATCTATGTGCTTATAAATGGAAACAAGATCGGAATCATCTTGCAAATTCAAGTCTTGGTCAAtgaaatgtttttttttgattgaCCAATGAATGAATTTTGTATAATAAGATTTGTATTGATTCAAAGCTCTCGGAGAAAGTGTATTGAACAATTCCTTTTCTTTAGCCACTTCCATTCGTATGTACGTATATATGCTTGTATCTGCTTGTGAATGTTAGTGCGAGCAGGTGTCTTGTCTAGATGAACTTATAATCTTGGTTGAGATTCTAGATCTGGATCTATTTAGGATTTACATTATGGAATGGTTAAAGCACGGcgaaacaaaacaaaacaaaacaaaactaGAAAgctaaaaaagaaaatagtCCACGCGCTTTATTCctaaaatagaaaaatacCTGCTCCGGAAAACACTTCTAAAATGGAAACCAGTCACGAGtataaatgaaattcttaattgaaattaatcattaaaaaaacaaaaaaacacaactaataaaaacagAAATAATCACAGAAATGGTAATCGATCCAACTGGTACGGAAATGGGCCAGAACAGGCCTAAAAGGGAACGAGAGATTTACACCTAACAGGAGATAATCCGGACATAGCCTTACATATAAAGAATGGCTAGCTTACATACatagataatatatatataacagAATATCTACCGGTAACAAGAATAGCAACGGAACGGCAAGTAACCCGGCTAGAGCCCCTTTAGGCAAGGCAAAAAGtaacgaaaaaaaaaaaaaattgaaaaagaaaaagaaaaagaaataatccCTTCTGTCCGGTTTACCGTGGTTTGCCGGACACCATTTGTATCCCAAATAGGAATGAAGAGTGGACCCACATACGGCGCTAGCACGCGTATCCGAGGGTGCGGAAGTTTCTGTGTAGTTGTGTCCGTACTCGATGCAGGGCTGCCGCGGGGTTTGACTTCTCGTGAATAGCCGGCTACTGGCACACTGTTTGCCGAGGGTTTTTTCCGGGGCAGCCGGCCCGCGAGAATTTCGGGTGCGTGCCAGATCTGGCTAGAAAAGGCCGCAGTATGTTCCTACATGGTAACACATATAGTATTATATGcagtgaaaaaaaaagttaaaatataatgaataaaaaaaacaatctaaataatatagaGTATTCCTGCCTACAAGACATCGAGGCATTTCCCTTCTGGAGGAATATTTCTCTGCGGCAGGTGCAGTTGTTTTATCCGATAGCCCAGATCAACATGATCCCTCGATCTTGTGGGGCGTActacatacatacatacatacatatatatatatatatatatatgagtGTGTTTGTGTGTGGGAATAAATCTATAAGGTCTCTTGTATTATCTTTTCCCATAAAATATCCATCGTAGACTTTTTGTATTAATCATGTCAGATTTAGAATCGATCTCATCGTATGACTCGTCTCAATCTTCAAACACTGGGTTAGAAGATACTCAACCACAgcaatatatttatcaatcTGTCTCGAGGCAGTCTCGAGATGACCTTCAATCATCTATTAATTCCTATTTAACCACCACTCCAACAAATAGATCTTCGAATGCCTCTACAAACCAAAGGTTAAAATTGGTCAAGACAGAAACTGTCAAATCTCTGATAGACATGGGTGTGTCGTCGTATATTCCTAATCCGGCTATCAATGCACCCAAGACCTCTAAAAAGGCAATTTTCCCGGAAGAATATACTTTAGAAACCGAGACAGGGTTGGTTCCTGTTTCCACTCTACATTCTCTAGGTAGAACGAATACAAACTTGTCAAGACAAAGAACAAGACATACTCTTTCTAGAAGAAACACTAGAATTGCCAGCTCAGCCCAACATGATACAAcgttggaaaaaaaaattaccatCAATTCAACTTCATCTTCCTCATCTATCGATAAACAAGAACAATCGTTTTCTAATAAGGTTTCACCACAACAATCACCAGAATCATTCACCCATAAGATAGTTTCTCACTTTATAGATGAATCGGACAACGATCTTGAGTCTCAAGGTGAATTGAATGAAATAGACCCTGAGATCGAGTTTGTTACTTTTGTGACAAATGATCCAGAAAATCCACATAATTGGCCTCTTTGGTTACGTTGGGTATATACAATCACTTTATCCATGTTAGTTATTTGTGTAGCTTATGGTTCGTCTTGTATTACTGGTGGTCTTTTCACCGTACAGGAAAAATTCCATGTTGGTTCAGTTGTTTCCATTCTATCATGTTCATTAATGGTTTTAGGGTTTTCATTTGGTCCTTTGATCTGGTCCCCCATGAGTGATATCTATGGTAGAAGATTAACTTATTTTGTTTCAATGGGTCTTTAtgttattttcaatattccTTGTGCTattccaaataatattgcCACTTTAATGATCTGTAGATTCTTTTGTGGTGTTTGGTCATCCTCTGGTCTTTGTTTAGTCGGTGGGTCCCTGGCTGATATGTTCCCCAGTGAAACAAGAGGTCGTGCCATTGCATTCTTTGCATATGCTCCTTATTGTGGTCCAGTCTTTGGTCCTTTAGTTAATGGGTTTATTTCCATCTCTACAAGAAGAATGGATTTGATCTTTTGGGTTAATATGGCATTTGCAGGTGCTATGTGGATAATTGTTGCTTTAATTCCTGAAACTTTTGCTCCAGTTATCTTGAAGAAAAGAGCTGCCAAGTTAAGAAAGGAAACTGGTAATCCAAAGATTATGACTGAACAAGAAGCTCAAGGTATTGAGTTTAGTGCCATGATGAAAGATTGTGTCATTAGACCTTTATATTTTGCTGTCACTGAACCTGTCTTGGATTTAACTTGTTTCTATGTTTGTTTgatttattctttattatatgCCTTTTTCTTCGCATTCCCAGTTATATTTGGTGAATTATATGATtataaagataatttagTAGGGTTAATGTTGATTCCTATTTTAATTGGTGCATCTTTAGCTTTGGCTACCACTTTTTATTGTGAAAACGTTTATTTAGCCATTATTCGTAAGAGAAAACCTACCCCTGAAGATCGTTTATTAGGTGCTATGATTGGTGCTCCATTTGCTGCTGCTGCCCTATGGATATTAGGTGCAACATCTTATAAACATATTATTTGGGTTGGTCCAGCTTCCTCTGGGTTAGCCTTTGGTTATGGTATggttttaatttattattcattaaacaattatatCATTGATTGTTATGCTCAATATGCATCTTCAGCTTTAGCCACTAAAGTGTTTTTAAGATCTGCTGGTGGTGCTGCCTTCCCTTTATTCACTCCACAAATGTATCACAGATTAGGTTTACAATGGGCAAGTTGGTTATTAGCATTCATTTCAACTGCTATGATTTTATTCCCATTCTCCTTTTACGTGTATGGTAAAGGTTGGAGAAAAAACTTATCTAAAACTGATTATTCATTTGATGCATTAGAAGAAGCTGAAGATGAAttttaatacaaaaaaaaaaattacctTACGTTTCTTTTTCGTGCTTTTAAAtgttattttctttttgctCTTTCACATATTTTCATGATCTAATGCTTTTAATTTTGCTTTTGCATTTGCATCTGCATTTGCtttttgttatatttttattctttacaTGTACTTTTATCCGTTAATACTTTATAGACAgactttcttcttttaattttaattaatttttccaacTTTAAATGCaaattgttattatcaattatatattattcagTGTATGCatacataaatatatatatatatatatataaagtaTCATACATTATATAATACGATACAAATCaaattcctttttttttttgattagaaatgttttttttttataaatgtttagttttaaaaaatatcattaacGATATCCGCACCAAATGCAGAACCTGCCCCAAATAACGCAGCATTCCCCAATTTACTACCAATACTACCAAAAGTACTACTACCACCACCATAACCACCACTAGTGTTACCATCATGAACGATAATGGTTTGTGGTTGCTGTGGTTGTTGATAATAACCGGTTGATGGAGGTGGGTATGGTAAAGGTTGTTGTTGCATTGTCATTGGAGGAGGTTGAGCATAATATTGTTGTGTAGGTGGAGGAGGAGCCATTTGCATCTGTTGTGGTGGATTATAAGGAGAGGCTCTTGGAGGAGGTGGAGTATAATCATAATCTTCATGAGATGGTGGTGGTGCAGAATGTGGAGCAGAATGTGGAGCAGATGTGGGTACTGGTGTTTTGATACCTGTACGTTGATAGTTGGAATCTCTATCATCACTCGAATATAATTTGACATAATTGGTAGGGAAGACACCTACTTTACCATTTAAACGACCTTCATACCATTGAGGGGATTTTTTGGTAATAACTTCAATGATATCACCTGGACATAATTCCAAATCACCCTTTTGCTCACCTGACCAAGCATAAATTGCTTCTACGTATTGAGGCCCATTTCTTGGAGATAGAGCTCCTTTAGTTGGGTTTGAATAAGATGAAGCAGAGGGACTTCTTCTCTTGTGACGTAAGATATCTTGAATTTCATCATAATCGTTTTCTGAGATTTCTTTAGTATcgattaataattctaaacaACGTCTTATTTCTGTGTAAGCATCTTTGATAGCAGCTTCTCTACGATCAGCTGACATTTGAGTATTGTATTTGTTAGTGTGTGTGAGTTTGAGTGGTTCGCACGATTGCCAAGAGGATCAAGATGAGAAGAGATCTAATAAGTGATGGGAAGagaaataatacaaaacaAACTGACATTGTCAAAAATCTGTATTTataaatgatttgaaaaattctagAACCTTTGAAAACCGAATTATGCCTAGAAATAGgaaaagataaataaataccTTTTAGACTCCgtcattgaaaaaaaaaaaaaaaaaaaaaccttAGGcaagattttatttaagTTCGATGTTCGGTAATTGGAAAAGTTCAAGGGGGTGCGCACGTGACGGAGGGAGTAAAGCGTATGGCGCAGCGGGAAAAAATCGATGATGTTGTGgcaaatgaaatattaccaatttatttcaaatcattcTTATCAAAGAGTGGTGTGAGATTCTGCCTACAAAGGGGGCAATTCAGGCACATGCACATACACACATGTAAATCATTACGTTTGTGcaaagttttaaaattatatatatttgtataattATATACGAGAGGTGAAGGAGTGCGAGgcttattatttcatttctacatcttcatcttcatcatttttcttgttaATACCAAACTTGATCAACAATTGTTTAATCTCTGCAGGGTtataaatcttttgaatgattttgttatcattttctttatcgATTTTAATGATGGATAATTCTACTCTATCGTAGGTCAAATTACTACTATCTGTGGTTTTGGATAAAGTCTTTAACCCCAATTCCATAGCATCGTTTAAATTCATATCATCTTTATAATCCATTTGTAATAAAGTTTGAGCAGCACTTGTATTAGCACCGATACTTATAGCTTTCCAGCCTGTATAATTCCCTGAAGGGTTTGATGTGTATAATTGTGGACCCAATATATCATCATAACCTGCATAAATGAATGACACACCAAAGGGTCTTAACCCACCGTGTTGAGTATAACTTTGTTTAATATCACTTAATTTCTTGACTAGGATCTCCACTGGGATTTCTTCGTTGTAGGTCATTAAATAGTTTTGAGCAAATTGTCTTGctatatttattagaatttcaGCATCTGCAGTCAACCCTGCAACAGCCAAAGTGATTTTATCacttaatttatataatttttcattcaaaatatcttgTTCCAATAATTTACTTGTGATTTTGCGTTCAGCTAATAAGACGATACCATCTTTGGACATGATACCAATGGAAGTACCAGCATGGGAGATGGATTCCAATGCGTATTCTACTTGGTAAAGACGACCTTCTGGAGAGAAAATTGTAGTTCTTGAATCGTATCTTCTTGAACCCATTGTGTGGGGTGTGGGGTGTTGGTGTGGGGTGTTTGTGTGGGGTGTTGGTGTGTGgcctttttttcttgtattTGCCACTGTATTGAAATATCAAGtgtgtatatataaatagagGTTTTTTTAAAGCGACTCAAGATTTGCCTCTTTAAAAAACTTAAAGCGAGGCGAAGAGAGGGTAAGCCAGGTGAGAGTGAGAGTGAGAGAGAAAGTTAAAGCAAAGGCAAAGGCAAAGGCAAAggcaaaagcaaaagcaaaagcaaaagcaaaagcaaaagcaaaagcaaaagcaaaagcaaaagcaaaagcaaaagcaaaagcaaaagcaaaagcaaaagcaaaagcaaaagcaaaagcaaaagcaaaagcaaaagcaaaagcaaaagcaaaaatgaaaagaaaaagagatGAAGAAGAGCAAGTGATGCCTAATACAAGaacaaaatttgaaaagagCAATCTTGTTGAAGGTTATTCATCTAGCGAGGAGGAGAGCAAGACCGAGAGCGAGATCGAGATCAAGAGCGATAGTGAAAATGAAGACGATGTTTTAAAAGAACTTTTAGAAGATATCGATGCCAGTGAAGACGAGATAGGCAATAAAGAAACACAATTTTTCGAACTACTTGATCGTTCGAATATAGATTGTTATTCGTGTTGGCGGCTAGAGGCCAAAAAGATTAGCGATGACCCgatattttacaatatcCCTACGGATGTGGAACGTGAAAAATTGTTTGAACAATGGTGTTATGGGAAGCTACACAGCCGTGAAGAGGAAACAACACAACCACAATTGGCCTTGGCGTTACCGTATCATGACTTGGCCGAGATGATTTGTTGTTTTGATATACAGAGTAATACGATCTATAAAGATATCCGGAAGGcgaataaaaaaatggttCGCCAGATTGATGAGAAGATTAGTAAGAATGAACAAGAAAAGTTTGGCACCAAATTGCTTGgtatattgaaatatcacGATGATGCGAGTTGTCAAGGATTATTTGAACAGGTGTTGGAGGAGAATGGGGTGGATCGGGTGGATGTAAATACAAGCTTTGAAACCCTTGCAGATCTTGTGGATTTGGAAAGACGGATGGGGATCACCACGGAGAATTCGGTGTCACGCGATGCACGGTACTTTTGCTTACGGAATGCATCAAGACGATTTGCAGGATTGGAGAGATGGGTAAAGGGAGGGGAGGGGGGGCAGGTATAAAAGGGGGGTGCAAGTTGTGAAGAGCGCGGTAAGCACAATGATCAGAGGGACAAAAAACAAaccaaaataaataatgcaAGCATTAAAACAAGTTGTTGTTCGCAATAGCAAGAGTGTGTTGCGTGATCTGCCTAGAGTGCCTACTACggaatatttagaaaacaCCCGATTGTacaatgatatttttttctctgGATATAGACCTGTGATGTATCCTGTGAAGGAGAATCCATTGTTCCGGAATGGCGagttgaagaagaagtGGGAGGAGCAACTGAGGCAGGACTAGATAGATTTAAGCAAAGATGTGTagtgatttattttttttaaatagaaATTATGTATTTTAACAGAGATGCGGGTAACTCCGATCCCTAATTATCCGATAAGACAGTGCGAAGTGCGAAGTGCAAAGTGCAGGGATAAAAGAATGGGGTTGAAAAACAAGAAGCACAGTCGAGCAAGACCAACAGACTCAGCAAGATGTCAGGTATTAAAATTGCAGAAAAGTTGGCCAAGATCGCAATTCCTCTTGGTGTTTGTGTTTCGTTTATGGACTATTCGATGTACGATGTGAAAGGTGGATCGAGAGCCGTTATCTTTGATCGTATCCAAGGTGTGAAACAGGCTGTTGTGGGAGAAGGTACCCATTTCCTGGTGCCTTGGTTGCAGAAGTCGGTGATTTTCGATATCAGAACCAAGCCCAAGAATATCACTACGAATACCGGGACCAGAGATTTGCAGATGGTTTCATTGACGTTGCGTCTACTGCATCGTCCGGATATTGTTCAATTGCCCATGATCTACCAAAACCTGGGTCTTGATTATGACGAAAGAGTGTTGCCATCCATTGGTAATGAAGTCTTGAAGTCGATTGTGGCGCAGTTTGATGCGGCAGAGTTGATTACTCAAAGAGAGATAGTGTCTCAAAGGATCCGTAAGGAATTGAACCATCGTGCGAATGAGTTTGGTATCAGACTGGAGGATGTTTCCATTACACACATGACGTTTGGGCCTGAGTTTACCAAGGCTGTGGAGCAGAAACAGATTGCCCAGCAAGATGCAGAACGTGCCAAGTTTTTGGTGGAGAAGGCGGAACAAGAGCGTCAAGCGTCTGTGATTCGCGCGGAAGGTGAGGCGGAATCTGCAGAGGTGATTTCTCGAGCATTACAAAAAGCTGGCGATGGGTTATTGTTGATCCGTAGACTGGAGACGTCGAAGGAGATTGCAGAGACGTTGGCAGGGTCGCCCCACGTGACGTACTTGCCTGGTGGTGGCAACCAAGCCGAGGATGCGTCGAAGAACAGTTTGCTGTTGAACCTTGGGCGTTGAAGTGGGGAAGTACGTATATTTATTCTGTATATAGCAATACGTAGTTGCAATCACATGGGGTAGTAgcagtagtagtagtagtagtagtattaaattattatatggTATGAACTATTAGTATTACAAAGACGGAGAGCTATGTAGAGGTATAGAGGTATAAAGTGTTCCGTAAGAAAGAGAGAATAGAGAAAGAATGTGCGTGAGCGAGTGCGCAACTGCAACCCGCCTTTTAAACCTGGGAGATGGAAATACCACCCTTGTTCATTTGTGGTGGGGCACGAGTACGTGGTCTGCGGCCGAAACTACGGCCACCGTAGCCGCCACCGTAACCAGTTTGACCCAATTCACCGCCAGTAAAGTACGTGACCAAAGTGATCAGCACCTTGACCAAGAACAAAAACATGGAAAAGTAGAAAAAGGCAATACAAGCTTGGGCTTCACGACATCTTCTTTCAGACCCTTGGATGATGTAGTTTTCACGTctatattctttattggTACAGGAATGTGTACGGATACCCACGGCCAAGACAGTACCGGCGGTAAAAGTAAAGACGAAATTTAAGAAGTCAAAGGCGAAAAGAATTGGAGGGAACGCAAAAGGTTCTGGAACCAAGTTGGCCAGGATCCCGTAGAAGGAATCCGAGACTAGCCCCCAAGCAGGAGGAAACATACAGTAGTTGACACGCGACGAATGGTGGCCATGTTCGGTGTTAAGCAGGTTCCCGATCATACCTGCAGTGATGACGAAGAAACAGAAGTTGAATATACGGAAGACGTTGTCGTAGAGTTCTAGCattattatgataattAGGGGGGGATAGCGAAGTGATGTGGAAGGAAGTTTAGTGTGGGATAGCGACGATAGAGGGGCGATAGAGGGACGATCCAGACAAAACTAGATTAGTGAATGAATACTTGATGGATAGATTGTTGGAGAGTTGGAGAGTTGGAGAGGTGGAGAGGTGAGAGTGATGGCTGGCAATAGCCCGAGCAGATTTTGTGGACCAGCAATGGCGGCCCGCTTATATAGGACCCAGCGGAGTGAGCAGAGCACAGCACAGCACAGCACAGCACAGCACAGCACAGGGAAAGATGGCACTCGAGTCTCGAAGGCCAGGAACCGTGCCGGCTCAGACGGGCCCGCAGGCACAGCGAAAGCAGCTCGTGCGATTGCCGCTCTGGGAGATGTGAGTGCGGACGCGTAGAAGCAGGCGTGCCGGAGGGGGACGTGTGTGTTGACGTGTTGCCGCTTCAGGGAATGAGACAGTTGCCCGATGCGGAAGCGTGAGTGCTGCTGCGGCAGGGCCGTGGCGGGCGGGTGTGCGGGCGGGTGTGTGTGTGCGTGCGTGCGCG from Henningerozyma blattae CBS 6284 chromosome 4, complete genome encodes the following:
- the PRE9 gene encoding proteasome core particle subunit alpha 3 (similar to Saccharomyces cerevisiae PRE9 (YGR135W); ancestral locus Anc_3.499), encoding MGSRRYDSRTTIFSPEGRLYQVEYALESISHAGTSIGIMSKDGIVLLAERKITSKLLEQDILNEKLYKLSDKITLAVAGLTADAEILINIARQFAQNYLMTYNEEIPVEILVKKLSDIKQSYTQHGGLRPFGVSFIYAGYDDILGPQLYTSNPSGNYTGWKAISIGANTSAAQTLLQMDYKDDMNLNDAMELGLKTLSKTTDSSNLTYDRVELSIIKIDKENDNKIIQKIYNPAEIKQLLIKFGINKKNDEDEDVEMK
- the URN1 gene encoding Urn1p (similar to Saccharomyces cerevisiae YPR152C; ancestral locus Anc_3.498), yielding MKRKRDEEEQVMPNTRTKFEKSNLVEGYSSSEEESKTESEIEIKSDSENEDDVLKELLEDIDASEDEIGNKETQFFELLDRSNIDCYSCWRLEAKKISDDPIFYNIPTDVEREKLFEQWCYGKLHSREEETTQPQLALALPYHDLAEMICCFDIQSNTIYKDIRKANKKMVRQIDEKISKNEQEKFGTKLLGILKYHDDASCQGLFEQVLEENGVDRVDVNTSFETLADLVDLERRMGITTENSVSRDARYFCLRNASRRFAGLERWVKGGEGGQV
- the SUE1 gene encoding Sue1p (similar to Saccharomyces cerevisiae SUE1 (YPR151C); ancestral locus Anc_3.496), whose translation is MQALKQVVVRNSKSVLRDLPRVPTTEYLENTRLYNDIFFSGYRPVMYPVKENPLFRNGELKKKWEEQLRQD
- the PHB1 gene encoding prohibitin subunit PHB1 (similar to Saccharomyces cerevisiae PHB1 (YGR132C); ancestral locus Anc_3.494), which gives rise to MSGIKIAEKLAKIAIPLGVCVSFMDYSMYDVKGGSRAVIFDRIQGVKQAVVGEGTHFLVPWLQKSVIFDIRTKPKNITTNTGTRDLQMVSLTLRLLHRPDIVQLPMIYQNLGLDYDERVLPSIGNEVLKSIVAQFDAAELITQREIVSQRIRKELNHRANEFGIRLEDVSITHMTFGPEFTKAVEQKQIAQQDAERAKFLVEKAEQERQASVIRAEGEAESAEVISRALQKAGDGLLLIRRLETSKEIAETLAGSPHVTYLPGGGNQAEDASKNSLLLNLGR
- the TBLA0D02960 gene encoding MARVEL domain-containing protein (similar to Saccharomyces cerevisiae YGR131W and NCE102 (YPR149W); ancestral locus Anc_3.493); amino-acid sequence: MLELYDNVFRIFNFCFFVITAGMIGNLLNTEHGHHSSRVNYCMFPPAWGLVSDSFYGILANLVPEPFAFPPILFAFDFLNFVFTFTAGTVLAVGIRTHSCTNKEYRRENYIIQGSERRCREAQACIAFFYFSMFLFLVKVLITLVTYFTGGELGQTGYGGGYGGRSFGRRPRTRAPPQMNKGGISISQV